One genomic region from Streptomyces venezuelae encodes:
- a CDS encoding CsbD family protein, translated as MAGKGTEKAKGKMKEVAGKATGNKRLETEGRTDQMKGKAREAGDAVRDRAKGVRDSLDPEK; from the coding sequence ATGGCCGGCAAGGGTACGGAGAAGGCGAAGGGCAAGATGAAGGAGGTCGCCGGAAAGGCGACGGGCAACAAGCGCCTGGAGACGGAAGGCAGGACGGACCAGATGAAGGGCAAGGCCCGCGAAGCGGGTGACGCGGTCCGTGACCGCGCCAAGGGCGTCCGCGACTCCCTGGACCCCGAGAAGTAG
- the lysA gene encoding diaminopimelate decarboxylase codes for MTTLPLPTAPTDTACTIPTDTAPVAAHVPPAGPAPVTPTGSDAADLRSLWPATTTERPHGDVLVGGVPLTEIAGSHGTPVYVVDEAEVRERCRTYRAAFPEAEIHYAAKAFLCRALVRWVEEEGLGLDVCSAGELELAVTTGFPADRILLHGNAKSPRDLATALRLGVGRIVIDTPAEIARIAAAVGTGGHQKVMVRVTPGISAGGHHKIRTGSDDQKFGLSLRDGHAQHAIARILDQPQLELTGIHCHLGSQITDARPYLVAVRRLVGLMARVRDAHGVVLPELDLGGGHGIAYRPGEPALDLRTLAARVRTELAESCAAAGLPVPRLIIEPGRAVAGPAGVAVYRVLAVKRTTGRTYVAVDGGMSDNPRPALYGVRYTPRLIGRHSTAGAERVTVVGRHCEAGDILAEDVPLPADTHPGDLLAVPVAGAYHLAMASSYNLVGRPPVVAVLGGRARVLVRRETLEDLRARDIGL; via the coding sequence ATGACCACCCTTCCCCTGCCCACCGCCCCGACCGACACGGCGTGCACCATCCCGACCGACACTGCCCCCGTCGCTGCCCACGTCCCCCCGGCCGGCCCCGCCCCCGTCACCCCGACGGGCTCCGACGCCGCCGACCTCCGCTCGCTCTGGCCCGCGACCACGACCGAGCGCCCTCATGGCGACGTCCTCGTCGGAGGCGTTCCCCTCACCGAGATCGCCGGGAGCCACGGCACCCCCGTCTACGTCGTGGACGAGGCCGAGGTCCGCGAGCGCTGCCGCACCTACCGTGCTGCCTTCCCCGAGGCCGAGATCCACTACGCGGCCAAGGCGTTCCTCTGCCGCGCCCTCGTCCGGTGGGTCGAGGAGGAGGGACTGGGTCTGGACGTGTGCTCGGCCGGAGAGCTGGAACTGGCCGTCACCACCGGTTTCCCGGCCGACCGGATCCTGCTCCACGGCAACGCCAAGTCGCCCCGGGACCTGGCGACCGCACTGCGTCTGGGCGTGGGCCGCATCGTCATCGACACCCCCGCGGAGATCGCCCGCATCGCCGCGGCGGTCGGCACCGGGGGTCACCAGAAGGTCATGGTCCGGGTGACCCCGGGCATCAGCGCGGGCGGCCACCACAAGATACGTACCGGCTCCGACGACCAGAAGTTCGGTCTGTCCCTCCGCGACGGCCACGCCCAGCACGCCATCGCTCGCATCCTGGACCAGCCGCAACTCGAACTCACCGGCATCCACTGCCACCTGGGCTCGCAGATCACGGACGCCAGACCGTACCTCGTGGCCGTGCGCCGGCTCGTCGGCCTCATGGCCAGGGTCCGCGACGCCCATGGGGTCGTGCTGCCGGAGCTCGACCTCGGGGGCGGACACGGCATCGCCTACCGTCCCGGCGAGCCGGCTCTCGACCTGCGGACGCTGGCGGCCAGGGTCCGCACCGAACTCGCCGAGAGCTGCGCGGCTGCCGGGCTTCCCGTCCCGCGCCTGATCATCGAGCCGGGCCGCGCCGTCGCGGGCCCCGCCGGAGTCGCTGTCTACCGGGTTCTCGCGGTGAAACGCACGACCGGGCGGACGTACGTGGCGGTGGACGGCGGGATGAGCGACAACCCGCGGCCTGCGTTGTACGGGGTGCGGTACACGCCCCGCCTGATCGGCCGTCACTCGACGGCCGGAGCCGAGCGTGTGACGGTCGTGGGCCGCCACTGCGAGGCCGGCGACATCCTCGCCGAGGACGTGCCGCTGCCCGCCGACACCCACCCGGGTGACCTGCTCGCGGTCCCGGTGGCAGGCGCGTACCACCTGGCCATGGCCTCCTCGTACAACCTCGTCGGCCGCCCGCCCGTGGTCGCCGTCCTCGGCGGCCGGGCCCGGGTCCTGGTGCGCCGGGAGACCTTGGAAGACCTCAGGGCACGGGACATAGGTCTGTAG
- a CDS encoding endonuclease, translating to MDTAEKITKLLRDHGRTYADEAGITLRDKPAPLYQLLVLTVLCSIRIRADIATSAARELFAAGLRTPRAMVASTWQERVDALGRAHYVRYDESTATALGDGAELLLGRFHGDLRELRAQAADDTAELRDLLQELPRIGPVGADIFCREVQAVWPELRPFFDERSRTTAAGLGLPHTPAGLARYVPPEDIARLAAALVRVSLSKHAAEELWAAPPTVLGAAAAG from the coding sequence ATGGACACGGCAGAGAAGATCACGAAGCTGCTGCGAGACCACGGACGAACCTACGCCGACGAAGCCGGCATCACCCTCCGCGACAAGCCCGCGCCCCTCTACCAGCTGCTGGTCCTCACCGTCCTGTGCTCGATCCGGATCAGGGCCGACATCGCCACCTCCGCAGCCCGGGAACTCTTCGCGGCAGGGCTGCGGACGCCCCGGGCAATGGTGGCCTCCACCTGGCAGGAGCGCGTCGACGCCCTCGGACGGGCTCACTACGTCCGGTACGACGAGAGCACCGCGACCGCGCTCGGTGACGGCGCCGAACTGCTGCTCGGCCGCTTCCACGGGGATCTGCGAGAACTCCGCGCGCAGGCCGCCGACGACACGGCGGAGCTGCGGGATCTCCTGCAGGAGCTGCCCCGGATCGGGCCCGTGGGCGCGGACATCTTCTGCCGGGAGGTGCAGGCCGTGTGGCCGGAGCTGCGCCCGTTCTTCGACGAGCGCTCGCGTACGACCGCTGCCGGGCTGGGCCTCCCGCACACCCCGGCCGGTCTCGCCCGGTACGTCCCCCCGGAGGACATCGCTCGACTGGCGGCGGCCCTCGTACGGGTAAGCCTGTCCAAGCACGCGGCGGAGGAACTGTGGGCCGCGCCGCCGACGGTCCTCGGTGCGGCTGCTGCCGGTTGA
- the rpmF gene encoding 50S ribosomal protein L32: MAVPKRKMSRSNTRHRRAQWKATPAQLVPLTVDGSVYLVPQRLVKAYERGLIRPEG, encoded by the coding sequence ATGGCCGTTCCCAAGCGGAAGATGTCCCGCAGCAACACCCGCCACCGCCGCGCGCAGTGGAAGGCGACCCCCGCCCAGCTCGTTCCCCTCACCGTGGACGGTTCGGTGTACCTGGTGCCGCAGCGCCTGGTGAAGGCGTACGAGCGCGGCCTGATCCGCCCGGAGGGCTGA
- a CDS encoding thioredoxin family protein produces MAKQVHQPREDAEFDFILGMSGVPVLAYFIGTWPKAIEPCRTMDLVVGGVADAYTGRLTVVRTDMTRCPAATKRYGITGAPSCVLLKDGEAVAQSAGPMTTSEVREFLEAHLGKST; encoded by the coding sequence ATGGCGAAGCAGGTTCATCAGCCCCGTGAGGACGCGGAGTTCGATTTCATCCTCGGGATGAGCGGAGTCCCGGTCCTCGCGTACTTCATCGGGACATGGCCCAAGGCGATCGAGCCCTGCCGGACGATGGACCTCGTCGTGGGTGGCGTGGCCGATGCGTACACAGGCCGCCTGACGGTCGTCCGCACCGACATGACGCGCTGCCCCGCCGCGACCAAGCGCTACGGGATCACCGGAGCCCCGTCCTGCGTCCTGCTGAAGGACGGAGAGGCGGTGGCGCAGAGCGCGGGACCCATGACCACCTCCGAGGTCCGGGAGTTCCTGGAGGCCCACCTCGGGAAGAGCACATGA
- a CDS encoding methyltransferase domain-containing protein — translation MTDFAAVGSAYAAHSRTGRGRLRHDLVARRLLAELPAGPVRVLDAGCGDGEMTLRIAAAGHHVTAADPSAEMLGAAARRLAARPELAPRVRLLEAGVEDLFFDGGLFDAVCCHGVLMYLDDTPGSVALLAGLVAPGGVLSILTKNREAIGFREALRGDCPAARRLIAYGCDTSVGNLGLDTRGDTAETLDRLAAEHGLTPLDWQGVRIFHDHLAGWDPAPSAYAQALETEWVASSRDPYRRLGRLVHTLARRLPGGDEL, via the coding sequence TTGACCGACTTCGCCGCGGTCGGCTCCGCCTACGCCGCCCACTCCCGCACCGGCCGGGGGCGCCTGCGTCACGATCTCGTGGCCCGCCGCCTGCTGGCCGAGCTTCCCGCCGGGCCGGTGCGGGTGCTGGACGCAGGCTGCGGCGACGGCGAGATGACGCTTCGCATCGCCGCGGCCGGACACCATGTGACCGCGGCCGACCCGTCGGCCGAGATGCTCGGCGCCGCAGCCCGCCGCTTGGCCGCCCGACCCGAACTCGCCCCGCGGGTCCGCCTCCTCGAGGCAGGTGTCGAGGACCTCTTCTTCGACGGAGGCCTCTTCGACGCGGTGTGCTGCCACGGCGTGCTGATGTACCTGGACGACACTCCGGGCTCGGTCGCCCTCCTGGCCGGTCTGGTCGCACCGGGTGGGGTGCTGAGCATCCTGACGAAGAACCGGGAGGCGATCGGCTTCCGCGAAGCATTGCGCGGCGACTGCCCGGCGGCGCGCCGCCTCATCGCGTACGGCTGCGACACCAGCGTCGGCAACCTCGGCCTGGACACACGAGGGGACACGGCCGAGACCCTCGACCGGCTCGCGGCCGAGCACGGCCTCACACCGCTGGACTGGCAGGGCGTCCGGATCTTCCACGACCACCTCGCCGGTTGGGACCCGGCCCCCTCCGCATACGCGCAGGCGCTGGAAACGGAGTGGGTCGCCTCGTCCCGTGACCCGTATCGACGCCTCGGCCGCCTCGTGCACACACTGGCCCGCCGCCTGCCGGGAGGGGACGAGCTGTGA
- a CDS encoding phospholipase D family protein, whose protein sequence is MTRAEWLLASGERGNTATRLDRRRPDGKVWSDGNQAHALVHGAAYFGELLAAIREMRSGDLLLFTDWRGDPEERLAGEDTEIGKVLCRAAGRHVVVKGLLWRSHLDSLRFSQEENRRFGKEIEEAGGECLLDMRVRPGGSHHQKMVVLRHPGRPELDVAYIGGIDLCRNRNDDATHRGDRQSLPMASAYGPHPPWHDVQLALRGPVVGDVEAVFRERWQDPAPLTRSPVTRLRALMHREDTDADSLPAQTDDPVPCGTHTVQLLRTYPNRLLLGYPFAPDGERSIARGYLKALRRARALIYVEDQYLWSPRVVACFARALSRHPGLLMIGVIPTVPEQDGRLTRPMNLVGRVTALDELRRAGGDRVAVYGVENHAGTPVYVHAKVCVIDDVWASVGSDNINLRSWTHDSELSCAVVDESLDQRQPRDPGGLGDGARVFARELRLELMGEHLDTEGTEGQRAAALDALCDPATAFGAFEEAAAALDAWHEGGRRGPRPAGRLRRYTPPDLSGAQRALATPLHHVLVDPDGRPLGMRRRNTF, encoded by the coding sequence GTGACACGCGCAGAGTGGCTTCTGGCCTCCGGTGAACGCGGCAACACCGCGACGCGCCTGGACCGGCGCCGCCCGGACGGGAAGGTCTGGTCCGACGGGAATCAGGCACACGCCCTGGTCCACGGCGCCGCGTACTTCGGGGAACTCCTGGCGGCCATCCGCGAGATGCGCTCGGGCGACCTGCTTCTGTTCACCGACTGGCGCGGCGATCCCGAGGAGCGGCTCGCCGGCGAGGACACCGAGATAGGCAAGGTCCTGTGCCGGGCGGCCGGACGTCACGTCGTCGTCAAGGGGCTGCTCTGGCGGTCCCACCTGGACAGCCTCCGGTTCAGTCAGGAGGAGAACCGCCGCTTCGGCAAGGAGATCGAGGAGGCGGGCGGCGAGTGCCTGCTCGACATGCGGGTGCGGCCCGGAGGGTCGCACCACCAGAAGATGGTGGTACTGCGTCACCCCGGGCGCCCGGAGCTCGACGTGGCGTACATCGGAGGGATCGACCTCTGCCGCAACCGCAACGACGACGCCACCCACCGAGGCGACCGCCAGTCTCTGCCCATGGCCTCCGCCTACGGTCCGCACCCACCGTGGCACGACGTCCAGCTCGCCCTGCGCGGCCCCGTCGTCGGGGACGTCGAAGCCGTGTTCCGCGAACGGTGGCAGGACCCCGCCCCGCTCACCCGCAGCCCCGTCACCCGCCTGCGCGCGCTGATGCACCGGGAGGACACCGACGCGGACAGCCTGCCGGCGCAGACCGACGATCCGGTGCCGTGCGGCACGCACACCGTGCAGCTGCTGCGCACATATCCGAACCGACTGCTGCTCGGGTACCCCTTCGCCCCCGACGGGGAGCGGAGCATCGCGCGGGGGTACCTCAAGGCGCTGCGCCGGGCCCGGGCGCTGATCTACGTCGAGGACCAGTACCTGTGGTCGCCGAGGGTCGTGGCCTGCTTCGCCCGGGCGCTGTCCAGGCACCCCGGACTGCTGATGATCGGCGTCATCCCCACGGTCCCGGAGCAGGACGGCCGGCTCACCCGGCCCATGAACCTGGTCGGGCGGGTCACCGCCCTGGACGAGCTGCGTCGTGCGGGCGGCGACCGCGTCGCGGTGTACGGAGTGGAGAACCATGCCGGGACCCCCGTGTACGTGCACGCCAAGGTGTGCGTGATCGACGACGTGTGGGCCTCCGTGGGCTCCGACAACATCAACCTCCGCTCGTGGACCCACGACTCCGAACTCAGCTGCGCCGTCGTCGACGAAAGCCTGGACCAGCGGCAACCACGGGACCCCGGGGGACTGGGGGACGGCGCACGCGTCTTCGCCCGGGAGCTGCGCCTGGAGCTCATGGGCGAGCACCTCGACACGGAGGGGACCGAGGGGCAGCGGGCGGCGGCCCTGGACGCGCTGTGTGACCCGGCGACCGCCTTCGGCGCCTTCGAGGAGGCTGCCGCCGCGCTCGACGCATGGCACGAAGGCGGCCGCCGCGGTCCACGGCCGGCGGGCCGTCTGCGCCGGTACACACCCCCGGACCTCTCCGGGGCGCAGAGGGCGCTGGCGACCCCCTTGCACCATGTCCTGGTCGATCCGGACGGCCGTCCGCTGGGGATGCGGCGCCGCAACACCTTCTGA
- a CDS encoding NUDIX hydrolase: protein MPPSPAHIRTLLGDYLDRHPGEHGSLTGLRATLEAAVDPTSRTSLPGHVTCSVAVIDRDARGPEKGEAAHRHYDFRFVFHLADDAPDLTLQAEEVDGAAWLPFDEVASPTLRAKLVASGLDGAIRPVAAGAATAAVAPVRASVGTVPHVVGAHLYLERAGHVLLGLRHPDSAYAGGTRHALAGHLGAEAATAGLVREAHEEAGLVIVPAGLELVHTVHLVDRPGDRPRIGLFFRARHWEGEPEVREPDKCVAWQRWSAKDLPEPIVPYTRAAIEGILAGRPYTEMGWSR, encoded by the coding sequence ATGCCCCCTTCCCCCGCCCACATCCGCACCCTCCTCGGCGACTACCTCGACCGACACCCCGGCGAACACGGCTCCCTGACCGGCCTGCGGGCCACGCTGGAAGCTGCCGTCGATCCGACCAGCCGTACTTCCCTCCCCGGCCACGTCACCTGCAGCGTCGCGGTGATCGACCGCGACGCCCGGGGCCCGGAGAAGGGCGAAGCGGCGCACCGGCACTACGACTTCCGTTTCGTCTTCCATCTCGCCGACGACGCACCGGACCTCACGCTTCAGGCCGAGGAGGTCGACGGCGCCGCCTGGCTCCCCTTCGACGAGGTCGCCTCCCCCACCCTGCGCGCCAAGCTCGTCGCCTCCGGACTGGACGGCGCGATCCGACCGGTGGCCGCCGGCGCGGCGACGGCTGCCGTCGCGCCGGTGAGGGCATCGGTCGGGACCGTGCCCCACGTGGTCGGCGCCCATCTGTACCTGGAGCGCGCCGGCCATGTCCTGTTGGGCCTCCGTCATCCCGATTCGGCGTACGCGGGCGGAACCCGGCACGCCCTGGCCGGGCACCTCGGGGCGGAGGCCGCGACCGCCGGCCTGGTCCGGGAGGCGCACGAGGAGGCCGGGCTGGTGATCGTCCCGGCCGGCCTCGAACTCGTACACACCGTGCATCTCGTCGACCGGCCCGGAGACCGGCCCCGCATCGGTCTCTTCTTCCGAGCCCGCCACTGGGAGGGCGAGCCGGAAGTACGGGAGCCGGACAAGTGCGTCGCCTGGCAGCGGTGGAGCGCCAAGGATCTGCCCGAGCCGATCGTCCCGTACACGCGCGCCGCGATCGAAGGCATCCTGGCCGGCCGCCCCTACACGGAGATGGGCTGGTCGCGTTGA
- a CDS encoding amino acid transporter, producing MATTLETRGNRLRAWMLEGLSDMGKGRPSRPAEPAPDAAHQGQPWYRVMCLTGVDYFSTLGYQPGIAALAAGLLSPIATIVLVIVTLAGALPVYRRVAEESPHGEGSIAMLSRLLSFWKGKLFVLTLLGFAATDFLITITLSAADASTHLVENPHLESALHDKQVLITMILIALLGAVFLKGFLEAIGVAVALVGTYLTLNVVVVVTGVWQVLTEGHVVTDWTSALTQEHGNVFVMIGVALIVFPKLALGLSGFETGVAVMPHVKGDPGDTEARPAGRIRDTKKLLTTAALIMSVFLICTSFITTVLIPHEEFESGGEANGRALAYLAHEYLGSAFGTVYDVSTILILWFAGASAMAGLLNLMPRYLPKYGMAPHWARAVRPMVIVFTLVAFLVTWIFDADVDAQGGAYATGVLVLICSAAVAVTIAARKAGQKGWTIGFGVISAVFLYTTVLNVTERPDGVKIGACFIAGIILISLLSRLGRAFELRVTHVELDEMAERFIQDISRRTPRFIANEPDRRDVAEYRDKIEQIRADNDLPTTEDFVFVEVTVTDPSEFEAGLTVRGEVLHDRYRVLTLESSSVPNALAALLLQSRDLTGVRPHVYFEWTEGNPFANFLRFFLLGQGEVAPVTREVLREAEPDRDRRPRVHVG from the coding sequence ATGGCCACCACTCTCGAGACGCGCGGCAACAGGCTGCGCGCGTGGATGCTGGAGGGCTTGTCCGACATGGGCAAGGGCAGACCCTCCCGGCCCGCCGAACCGGCTCCCGACGCCGCTCACCAGGGCCAGCCCTGGTACCGCGTGATGTGTCTGACCGGCGTCGACTACTTCTCGACCCTCGGCTACCAGCCCGGCATCGCCGCCCTCGCGGCCGGGCTCCTCTCCCCCATCGCCACGATCGTCCTCGTGATCGTCACCCTCGCCGGCGCGCTCCCGGTCTACCGGCGAGTGGCCGAGGAGAGCCCGCACGGCGAGGGCTCGATCGCGATGCTGTCGCGACTGTTGTCGTTCTGGAAGGGCAAGCTCTTCGTCCTCACCCTGCTGGGCTTCGCGGCGACCGACTTCCTCATCACCATCACCCTCTCCGCGGCGGACGCCTCGACCCACCTGGTGGAGAACCCGCACCTCGAATCGGCGCTGCACGACAAGCAGGTCCTGATCACCATGATCCTGATCGCGCTGCTCGGCGCGGTGTTCCTCAAGGGGTTCCTGGAGGCGATCGGCGTGGCCGTGGCCCTCGTCGGGACCTACCTCACGCTGAACGTGGTCGTCGTGGTCACGGGCGTGTGGCAGGTCCTGACCGAGGGCCACGTCGTCACCGACTGGACCAGCGCGCTGACCCAGGAGCACGGCAACGTCTTCGTCATGATCGGCGTCGCCCTGATCGTCTTCCCGAAGCTCGCCCTCGGCCTCTCCGGCTTCGAGACGGGCGTCGCGGTCATGCCGCACGTGAAGGGTGATCCGGGTGACACGGAAGCTCGGCCCGCCGGCCGGATCCGCGACACCAAGAAGCTCCTGACCACGGCCGCGCTGATCATGAGCGTGTTCCTGATCTGCACGAGCTTCATCACCACCGTGCTGATCCCGCACGAGGAGTTCGAGTCCGGCGGCGAGGCCAACGGCCGCGCCCTGGCCTACCTCGCCCACGAGTACCTCGGCAGCGCGTTCGGCACGGTCTACGACGTGTCGACGATCCTCATCCTGTGGTTCGCGGGCGCTTCCGCGATGGCGGGGCTGCTCAACCTGATGCCGCGCTACCTGCCGAAGTACGGCATGGCCCCGCACTGGGCCCGCGCCGTGCGCCCGATGGTCATCGTCTTCACCCTGGTCGCCTTCCTGGTGACATGGATCTTCGACGCGGACGTCGACGCCCAGGGCGGCGCGTACGCCACCGGTGTCCTCGTCCTGATCTGCTCGGCCGCCGTCGCCGTGACCATCGCCGCCCGCAAGGCCGGGCAGAAGGGGTGGACCATCGGCTTCGGCGTCATCTCCGCCGTCTTCCTCTACACCACCGTCCTCAACGTCACCGAACGCCCCGACGGCGTGAAGATCGGCGCCTGCTTCATCGCCGGCATCATCCTCATCTCTCTTCTCTCCCGCCTCGGCCGTGCCTTCGAACTGCGCGTCACCCACGTCGAGCTCGACGAGATGGCCGAGCGCTTCATCCAGGACATCTCCCGCCGCACCCCGCGCTTCATCGCCAACGAACCCGACAGGCGCGACGTCGCCGAGTACCGCGACAAGATCGAGCAGATCCGTGCCGACAACGACCTTCCGACCACCGAGGACTTCGTCTTCGTCGAGGTCACCGTCACCGACCCCTCCGAATTCGAGGCGGGCCTGACGGTGAGGGGCGAGGTCCTCCACGACCGGTACCGCGTCCTCACCCTGGAGTCCTCCTCGGTGCCGAACGCCCTCGCCGCGCTCCTCCTCCAGTCCCGCGACCTCACCGGCGTCCGCCCCCACGTCTACTTCGAGTGGACCGAGGGCAACCCCTTCGCCAACTTCCTCCGCTTCTTCCTCCTCGGCCAGGGCGAGGTCGCCCCCGTCACCCGAGAGGTCCTGCGCGAGGCGGAGCCCGACCGGGACCGCCGTCCCCGCGTCCACGTCGGCTAG
- a CDS encoding SAV_915 family protein, translating into MSAALYGDEPEPGEQLPAGRLCVPVRPGPGGYVTRLFRTPVGGRTAVAFTGPERLRAVLGAAQPWIVLAEPALRALMEPLGVRDLRIDPVLTARTPAASIDGTPADITVGVTASGAEPLPSPRPLAGLAN; encoded by the coding sequence ATGTCAGCTGCCTTGTACGGAGACGAGCCCGAGCCCGGAGAACAGCTCCCGGCCGGACGGCTCTGCGTGCCCGTCCGGCCGGGCCCCGGCGGGTACGTGACCCGTCTCTTCCGTACGCCCGTCGGAGGCCGGACCGCCGTCGCGTTCACCGGTCCGGAGCGGTTGAGGGCCGTCCTGGGGGCTGCCCAGCCGTGGATCGTCCTCGCCGAACCGGCGCTGCGCGCGCTCATGGAACCGCTGGGCGTCCGCGACCTGCGGATCGACCCCGTCCTCACCGCCCGGACTCCCGCGGCCTCGATCGACGGCACGCCTGCCGACATCACCGTCGGCGTGACCGCTTCCGGAGCGGAGCCGCTGCCGAGCCCGCGGCCGCTCGCCGGGCTGGCGAACTGA
- a CDS encoding GTP-binding protein: MTSTDRLPVTVLSGFLGAGKTTLLNHVLGNREGLRVAVIVNDMSEVNIDAALVRGGDAALSRTEERLVEMTNGCICCTLRDDLLEEVDRLAREGRFDYLLVESSGISEPMPVAATFSFPRDDGATLGDLARLDTMVTVVDAANFLPELHGGDELAARGLAPYEDDERTVSDLLVDQVEFADVIVLNKLDLVGPEEARRLRATLSRLNPEARVVPAVRGRIPLELVLGTDLFDVEKAQQAPGWVKELNGDHVPETEEYGISSLVFRSDRPFHPGRLWSFVTKGMESGTFGRVLRSKGFFRLAGRPRVTGLWSQAGTVARFEPSGAHGPDTAQGQELVFIGTGLRAEALRAALDACLLAPGEPVPADDHFPAWETYGIEEACEHEKAA, encoded by the coding sequence ATGACGTCCACCGACCGGCTGCCCGTGACCGTGCTCTCGGGGTTCCTCGGGGCCGGGAAGACCACGCTGCTCAACCATGTGCTCGGCAACCGCGAAGGGCTGAGGGTCGCGGTCATCGTCAACGACATGAGCGAGGTCAACATCGACGCGGCGCTCGTGCGCGGCGGCGACGCGGCCCTGTCCCGCACCGAGGAGCGACTGGTCGAGATGACCAACGGGTGCATCTGCTGCACCCTGCGCGACGACCTCCTGGAGGAGGTCGACCGGCTCGCCCGCGAGGGACGATTCGACTACCTGCTCGTCGAGTCCAGCGGCATCTCCGAGCCCATGCCCGTCGCCGCCACCTTCTCGTTCCCCCGCGACGACGGGGCCACCCTCGGCGACCTCGCCCGCCTGGACACGATGGTGACCGTCGTGGACGCCGCGAACTTCCTTCCGGAACTCCACGGCGGTGACGAACTCGCCGCGCGCGGCCTGGCCCCGTACGAGGACGACGAACGCACCGTCAGCGATCTCCTCGTCGACCAGGTCGAGTTCGCCGACGTCATCGTTCTCAACAAGCTCGACCTGGTCGGGCCCGAGGAGGCCCGCCGGCTGCGGGCCACCCTCTCCCGGCTCAACCCGGAGGCGCGCGTCGTCCCGGCCGTACGCGGCCGGATCCCCCTCGAACTCGTCCTGGGCACCGACCTCTTCGACGTCGAGAAGGCGCAACAGGCACCCGGCTGGGTCAAGGAGCTCAACGGCGACCACGTACCGGAGACCGAGGAGTACGGCATCTCCTCCCTCGTGTTCCGCTCCGACCGGCCCTTCCATCCCGGGCGGCTCTGGAGCTTCGTCACCAAGGGAATGGAGAGCGGCACCTTCGGACGCGTACTGCGCTCCAAGGGGTTCTTCCGGCTCGCCGGCCGGCCCCGGGTGACCGGGCTGTGGTCGCAGGCCGGCACCGTCGCCCGCTTTGAACCTTCCGGCGCCCACGGCCCGGACACCGCGCAAGGCCAGGAACTGGTCTTCATCGGCACCGGGCTCCGCGCCGAGGCCCTGCGCGCGGCCCTCGACGCCTGCCTCCTCGCGCCGGGCGAGCCCGTACCCGCCGACGACCACTTCCCCGCGTGGGAGACGTACGGCATCGAGGAGGCCTGCGAGCACGAGAAGGCCGCCTGA